GCCGACCCCGTCGGCGTCGTCGGCTGTATCTCGCCGTGGAACTACCCGCTCACGCTCGCGGTCTCGGACCTGTTGCCCGCGCTGCTGGCCGGCAACGGCGCCGTCCTCAAGCCCGCCGAGGCGACGCCGTTCTCGGCGCTCCGCGCGGTCGAACTACTCGAATCGGCGGGGCTACCCGAGGGGCTGCTCGGGGTCGTCACCGGCGACGGCGAGCGGCTGGGCGAACCGCTGATCTCCCGCGTGGATCACCTCCGGTTCACCGGCTCCACCGCGGTCGGCCGCGAGGTCGCGGCACTGGCCGGCGAGCACCTGATCGACGCCTCGCTCGAACTCGGCGGGAAGAACCCGGCCGTCGTCCTCGACGACGCCGACCTCTCGAAGGCGGTCCGCGGGCTCGTCAACGGCTCGTTCGCCAACGCCGGGCAACTGTGCATCGCGACCGAACGCGTCTACGTCGACCGCTCCCGGTTCGCCGAGTTCCGCGAGCGGTTCGTCGCCGCGAGCGAGCGTCAGTCCCTCGGCGTCGGCCTCGACTGGGGGCCCGACGTGGGGTCGCTGATCGGCGAGGCCCAACTCGACACCGTCGAATCGCACGTCGCCGACGCTCGCGAACGCGGTGCGACCGTCGAGACCGGCGGGCGTCGACGCGAGGACGTGGGCCCGTGGGTGTACGAGCCGACGGTGCTGACCGAACTCCCCGCCGACGCCACCGCGGCGAGCCGTGAGACGTTCGGGCCGGTCGTCTCGCTCGTCCCCGTCGACGGCGTCGACGAGGCGGTCGGACGGGCCAACGACACCGAGTACGGCCTCCACGCGAGCGTCTGGACCGGCGACCCCGCCCGCGGCGAACGGGTCGCTCGCCGGATCGAGGCCGGGACGGTCTCGGTCAACGACGGCTACCGGGCGATGTGGGCCTCGACGGACGCGCCGATGGGCGGCGTCGGCGACTCGGGCGTCGGTCGCCGCCACGGCCGCGAGGGGATCCGCGACTACACCGACTCGCGCACGGTCGTGACCCAGCGCGGCCATCCGCTGGCGTTCCCCGACGCGGTCCCGAACCGCCTCGCCGCCGCGGCCGCGACCGCGACGTTCGGCCCGCTGCGCTGGCTGCGCGACCGCTCGCTCCCCCGCCCGTGGAGGGAGTGACCGTGCGACTGGTGACCGGCTTCCCCGGCTTCCTCGGCTCCGCGCTCGTCGAGCGGCTGCTCGGACGGAGCGACGAGCCCGTCGCCTGTCTCGTCCAGACGCAGTACCGCGAGGCGGCCGCCCGGCGGGCCGCCACCCTGACCGACGACGCGGGGGTCCCACGGAACCGGATCCGGCTGGTCGAGGGCGACGTCACCGACCCCGAACTGGCCGTCGACGACTACGAGCGACTCCGCCGGGAGACGCGCGTCGTCTACCACCTCGCCGCAGTCTACGACCTGGGCGTCGCCCGCCCGCTGGCCGAGCGCGTCAACGTCGACGGGACCAGTCACGTCCTCGACCTCGCGGCTCGGGCCGACGCCGACCGCTTTCACTACGTCAGCACCTGCTACGTCAGCGGTCGCTACGACGGGACCTTCACCCATCGGGACCTGGCAGTGGGCCAGTCCTTCCACAATCACTACGAGGCCACCAAGTTCGAGGCCGAGCGGCTCGTCCAGGCCGCGATGACCGACGGGCTCCCCGCGACGGTCTACCGACCGGCCATCGCCGTCGGCGACAGTCGGACGGGCGAGACCCAGAAGTTCGACGGTCCGTACTACCTGCTGAAGCTGCTCCTCCGGCAGTGGCCCGTCGCCGCCGTCCCCGTGCCGCTGCGCCCGTCGGCGACGCGGCTGAACGTCGTCCCCCGCGACTTCGTGGTCGACGCGATGGCCGCCATCTCGGCCCGCGAGGAGTCGGTCGGGGAGGTCTACCAGCTCTGTAACCCCCATCCGCCGACGATACTGGAACTCGTCCGGGCGCTCGGGCGGGCGGCCGGGCGGCGAGTCCTGCCGGTCCGCGGGACGGCGAGGCTCGCCCGCGTCGCGACCGAGCGGGTGCCCGGCGTCGCCGACGCACTGGGGGTCGAACCGGCGGCGCTTCCCTACCTCTCCCAGCCCACTACGTACACCGACGAGAACACCCGTCGAGCGCTGGCCGACACGGACGTTCGCTGTCCGCTCTTCTCGTCGTACGCCGACCGGCTCGTCGCGTACGCCCGCGACCACCTCGACGAGGACACCGGCGCGATGGTTTAGAAGACTCACGAATCCGGGGAAAATGACATCTACTTCGATGTTGAACGGGCAATAACCGATGACGACTGCATGGGCTTGCGACCGGTGCTCTACGCTCCATACTAGCAATCCCAACCAATGCCGATCCTGTGGTCACAACATCATGGAACCGGTGTCGGAAGACGAACTTCGGCGTCGAAGCGACGGCATAGATGCCCCCGATACGCTCGATCTAGCTGAGATCGAGAGACCGACGTACGACGACGCTGGTGGCGACGATAGTCCGGATCTCAACCCAGACGGGTCGCTAAAAGCAGAATCCACGGAGGCAGATCAACGGGACATCCTCGATCGACTCCGATCGATCTTCCCGTGGTGAGTGCCGGCGCGGACTACTCGACCGCAAGCGCGGCGTCGCAACACGAGGACCGATACTCTTCGGCCCGTCGGACGAGTTTACAGTCGCGATAGCGGCGGGCGACCAGCGCGTCGCATGACTCACAGCGGAGGACGTACTTCGCCTCGGCAAAGCTCTCGCAGTGAATTTCGGTGTCGAGTTCGCGCGCTCGCTCCTCGAACGCCGACCCGTGCCCCGTCGTGCCGCAGCGCTGGTACTGTTCGAGGTGGACGAGTTCGTGCCGGAGCGTCGACTCCCACTCGGCGCGGTCGAAGGCGTCGAAGGCGTCCCACGTCAGCGAGAGCGTGGCCGGGAACGGACGCCCGTCGGCGACGCGACCGCCCGCGGCCTCGGCGGTCTCCCAGTCGATCGGCGTCCCGACCGCCGCCTCGGGGATATTCGGGCGCTTGAGCGCGGCGGCGCGCCGTTTCGCGCGGGTCGAGATCTCCCACTCCACGAGGTCGAAGCGCACGTCGACCAGCCACTCGCGGCGGACCTTCTTGCAATACGCGCGGGACCACGCCAGGAGGTCGTCGTGGGTGTCGATCCCGTCGTAGGGCGGCGCCGTCACGATAGCGGTGAGAACACGCGGGATCTATTCAATCGCTCGCTCCCCGGCGACCGCGCCGGGTCGCGCCGACGCGGGTCGCGGCCGGGTCAGTTCGTCGTCGTGATCTCGACCACGTCGCGGTGGTCCAGTTCGGTGTCGGCGGCGACCTGCCGACCGGAGCGGATGTCGGTCGCGTGGAGGAACCCCTCGCCGATGTCGGTGTGCAGGAAATAGGCGAAGTCCTCGGCGGTCGAGCCGTCCGGGAGGACGAAACAGTCCTGCAGGAAGGTGCCGTCCTCCTGGGGTTTCTCCGCGCCGGGGAAGACGGCGATGGCGTCGAGCACGTCGAACAGCGCGGTCTCCAGCGCGCGCTGGACGCCGGTGCCCTCGTACTCGGTGACGAACTCTCGGATCTGCTCGAGCCCCGCCTCCTGTTCGTCGCTCGGGTCGCCGACGATCTCGAACTCGGGGTCGCCCGGGCGGTAGTCGACGACGCCCTGCTCGTCGGCGGACTTGAGCGCCTTCTCGGCGTGGGCGGAGACGGGGACGAAGGTGAGGTGGTCGTACTCGTCCTCCGCGGTGATCTCGTCGAAGTTCTTCTGGGCGACCGGCTTATCCATCTTGTTCGCGGCGACGACCATCGGCTTCGTCCGCAGACGGATCTCGCGGGCGAGCGCCTCGCGGTCCGACTCCTCCCACTCGTCGGGGTCCAGTCCGAGCCCCAGCGAGAGGACGACCTGTTTGATCTCGTCCTCGTTGGTGCCGAAGGCGCTCATCTGCTCGGCGAGGTCGACCTCGATATCCCGATCCTCGCCCTGATAGCCCGACCGGTAGCGCTCGATGCCCTTCTCCAGGATATCGAGGTACCACATGTCCAGTTCCTCCTCCAGGAAGTCGATATCGTCGCGGGGGTCGTGGTCCTCGGTGGCCTCGCCCTCGATGTCGGTCTCGCCGGAGAAGTCGACGACGTGGACGAGCACGTCGGTCTCGTTGAGGTCCGAGAGGAACTGGTTGCCCAGCCCGCGCCCCTCGTGGGCGCCCGGGACCAGCCCCGCCACGTCGACGAGTTTCGTCGGGACGAACCGGGTTCCCTCCTCGCAGTAGCCCGTGTTGGGCGTACAGGAGTGCTCGAACTCCGGGGCGGCGCAGTCGACGCGGACGTACGCCTCGCCGACGCTCGGGTCGATCGTCGTGAACGGATACGCGCCCTCCGGCACGTCGTTCATCGTCGCGGCGTTGAACAGCGTCGACTTGCCCACCGAGGGCTTGCCGACGAGTCCGATGCGGTAACTCATTGCCCGCAGTATCCGAGCGGCGGGCTAAAGCGTTTCCAATCGGATACGTCCGATCCGCCGTTTTCGTCCGTTTCGAGCGTCGTGAGATAGTTTCACAATGTACGTATCGGGTGTGGGGTAGTACCACGGCGGCCCCAACGTGCGGGCCGAACCGGCCGGTGGCTCCCGGAAGCCTATACCGGTCGAGACGGAATCGGGGATATGCGCCGCAGAGCGGTCCTCGCCTCGCTGGGCGCCTCGACCGCGCTCGCCGGCTGTCGAGGCCCCGGTTCACCCGACCGGACGGCTACTCAGACCGAGACGCCGCCGACGTGTGCGGAGCCCGGACCGCGACGGGTCGAACTCGCGACGGCGGCGACGATACCCGATGAGATCGGGGTCTCGGCGACAGTCACGGCCGAGCGCGAGCGGTCGACGGCGGGGGCGCCGGCGCGGGTGGCCGTCGCGCTTCGCAACGACGGACCGGACCGCGAGATCGACGTGGCCGACGACGGTCGATGCCACCTCCTGAACCGGGACGCCGCCCGCAGCGACCCGAACGGCCTGTGGCTCTACCGAGCGAACGACACGCCGACCGACCGCGCGGGCGAGTGCTGGACTCGCGATCTGCCGCCGCGGGACGGCGTCGGGTTCGACGGCTACGGCTGCGGAAGGTATCCCTTCGGGTCCGGCGAGACGGTCGCGACGACCTACGAGGTCTGGGACGACTACACCGTCGACGGCTACCTGCGGCCGGGAACCTACCGGTTCGACGTGTCGGTCGCGCTGTGGACCGAACCCGCCGAGGAGGGCGGAACGAACTCGGACCCGACCGTGGTCGACTGGTGGTTCGAGCTGTCCGTCTCCGACGCCGACGGGTGACCGTCCGCGGCGACGACCTCGGCCCCGTCCGGCGAGGCCGCTCCGACGCGACTCGAGATGCGCGTTCAGAGGCCGGTCGGGTGGTCGACGTAGGTCGTCTCCAGACCCCACTCCGCGGCGAGGTCACGCAGGGCGCGGACACCGAAGGTCTCGGTGGCGTAGTGACCGGCGAGATATACGTTGAGCCCCGCCTCGCGGGCTTCGTGGTAGACGCGGTGTTTGCCCTCGCCGACGACGAACGCGTCGGCGTCGGTCTCGACGGCCTCGTCGAGCCAGTCTGCCCCGGCGCCGGTCACGACCGCCACGTCCTCGACGGTCTCGGGGCCGAAGTCGAGCACGGGGACGGGCCGCCCGCCGGTGTCGAGTTCGGCCGTCAGCGTCTCGGCGAGGTCGTCCCGGTCGACGGGGGATTCGAGTCGACCCCGCTGTCCGATCGTCACGGGGCCGAGTTCGCCGAACGGCTCGCGGTCGACGAGGCCGAGCGTGTCGGCGACGCCGGCGGCGTTGCCGAGGTCGGGGTGCCCGTCGAGCGGCAGGTGCGCGGCGTACAGCGCCACGTCGTGTTCGACCAGCGGCGCGACGCGGCCGTACTCGGTGCCGGTCACGCGCTCGATGCCGCCCCAGGACACCCCGTGGTGGACGACGAGCACGTCCGCGTCGCGCTCCGCGGCGACCTCGATCGTCGCCTCGACGGCGTCGACGGCGAACGCGACGGTCTCGACGGGTTTCTCGTCGGGGCCGACCTGCAGTCCGTTCGGGCTGGCGTCCACGTCGGCGTAGTCGTCGAGCGCCAGTCGCTCGCCGTACCGTTCGCACAGCGTCGAGAGGTCCATGGCTCGCGGTTCGCCGGACGGGACTGTAGTGGTTGCGGCTGCTCTCGACCGGCGAGACCCGGGGCCGGACGGGACCCGGCGACTCAGGCGTCGCCGGCGTAGAGCTGGCCGTTCTCCTCGCGCAGGAGGTCGTGCTCGACGGCCAGGTCGATCACCTTCTCGCAGTCGCTCTGGGAGACCTGGTAGGCGTTGGCCGCGACGGTGACGAACTCCGCCTTGTCGACGGGAAACTCCCGGTTCTCCAGCAGCCGCATCACCTTGGTGTTCTCCAGGCGGCTCATCGAGACGCGGTGCTCGCCGTCGCCGCCCGAACCCGACGCGTCACCGTCGTCGGCCCCGGTGCTCGACTGCTCGGCGGACCCGCCGTCCGACGCACTCCCGCTCGACTGCTCGGCGGACCCGCCGTCCGACGCACTCCCGCTCGACTGTCCGCCGGACCCGGACTCGTCGGCCCCGCCCCGGGCCGACTCGTCGGTCGAGCCGCCGGCCAGCGGGTCATCCGAGTCGTCGCCCGACGAGGCCGAGCCGCCGGCGGGAGCGTCCTCGTCGTCCTCGAACGCGCCGCCCGTGAGCGACCCCGTCTCGGAGGGGCCGTCGTCCTCCTTACGGAACCCCGCGCCGCGCGAGCGGGTGTACTTGCGCGCCTTCGACGGGCCGTCGCCGTCGTCCGACTCGTCCTCGGAATCGGGCTCCTCGCCGGCCGCGCGGTCGTCGCCGAACTCCATCTCCGAGGCCTCGGCGGCCTCCTCGGCGCTCGGCTCCTCGTCGCCCAGCGGCGTCAGGATCTCCTCGTCGTCGCCGAGCGTCGACTCGATGTCCCCCTGGGAGGTGTCCCCCGAAGCCGCCGAGTTTCCCGAACCCGCCGAGTCCCCCGAACCCGCCGACTCGTCCGGCCCGCTGGCGGCGGCCACGTCGCCGGCGTTCGCCTCGACGGCGTCGACGACGGTGTCGAGGACGGCGTCGAGCTTCCGCTGACAGGTACGACAGAGGACGACCGTCTTCTGGGCGTCGGTCCCGGGGTGGAGCGCCGACGGGACGACGGGGTGCTCTTCGAGCGTGGCGTCCAGCGCGGCGCCACAGAAGTAACATGACGAGAGTCGGTCCATGCCTCCACCCTGTATCTCGGCCGACGTAAAACAGTCGGTGCGACCCCCCGCCCCCTATCGATCCGCCGCGTGACTGTAGACGAACGCCCGCAGGAGTTTCGCCGCCAGCACCGCCGCCTGGCCGTCGTCGCGGTCGTTGACCTCGACCACGTCGAACCCCGCCGCGTGCGGGGCGACCTCGCGGACGACGCGCCGTCCCTCCCTCGGTTCGATCCCGAACGGCTCCTTGGTTCCGGTCCCGGGCGCGTAGGCCGGGTCGAACCCGTCGATGTCGACGCTGAGATAGGCCGACTCGTCGGCGTCGAAGTCGGGCTCCCAGTCGGCCACGTCCGCGGGGTCGACGACCGTCACGTCCGCCTCGCTCGCTCGCTCCCACTCGGCCTCGCTCCCGGTGCGCGCGCCGAGGACCACGGCCCGGTCGGCGACGTCGAGGGCGTGGCGGGTCACCGTCGCGTGGCTGAGCGGGTCACCGGCGTAGGACTCCCGCAGGTCGAGATGGGCGTCGAGACAGACGAACACGTCAGGGTCGGCGGCGCGGACGCCGGCGACGGTCACGGTGTGCTCGCCGCCGACGAGCAGCGGGACGGCCCCCTCCTCACGGAGGTCCCCGCAGGTCCCGCGGAGGTAGGTGAGATACTCCTCGGTGTCGGCGGTGGGACCGATGTCGCCGTGGTCGTAGACGCTCAGCTCGGAGAAGTGCCGGTCGGTACGGTGGTCGTAGTCGTCGAAGGCCTCGGCGTAGCGGCGGACGCGGTCCGGGCCGAACCTGGCGCCGGGCTCGAACGAGGTGGAGGCGTCGAGCGGTGCGCCGACGAGCGCGTACGCTGCGTCGGCCCGCGCGGCGGCCGCGCCGGGGAACATTCTACTCGGGCCTCAGACGATCTTGCGCTGGGACTCCATCTCGAGGTACTCGATCTCGTCGTCGGGTTCCATCGAGACGCCGTCGGGGAGCGCGAGCGTGAAGGTGTCGAACGTCTCCAGGTCCA
The window above is part of the Halosimplex rubrum genome. Proteins encoded here:
- a CDS encoding succinic semialdehyde dehydrogenase, with translation MASSKVGSVLSDGRQRRLRTGVTTVGDRDSLAVRSPITGESVGSVPSCTAEDAAAAVERARETQAEWAARPLAERAEVLRRFADAVTTNRSDLLDIVQVETGKARFDALEEVFDLVATADYYARDGPDHLEPTRRTGAVPGLTRAVEYADPVGVVGCISPWNYPLTLAVSDLLPALLAGNGAVLKPAEATPFSALRAVELLESAGLPEGLLGVVTGDGERLGEPLISRVDHLRFTGSTAVGREVAALAGEHLIDASLELGGKNPAVVLDDADLSKAVRGLVNGSFANAGQLCIATERVYVDRSRFAEFRERFVAASERQSLGVGLDWGPDVGSLIGEAQLDTVESHVADARERGATVETGGRRREDVGPWVYEPTVLTELPADATAASRETFGPVVSLVPVDGVDEAVGRANDTEYGLHASVWTGDPARGERVARRIEAGTVSVNDGYRAMWASTDAPMGGVGDSGVGRRHGREGIRDYTDSRTVVTQRGHPLAFPDAVPNRLAAAAATATFGPLRWLRDRSLPRPWRE
- a CDS encoding SDR family oxidoreductase, encoding MRLVTGFPGFLGSALVERLLGRSDEPVACLVQTQYREAAARRAATLTDDAGVPRNRIRLVEGDVTDPELAVDDYERLRRETRVVYHLAAVYDLGVARPLAERVNVDGTSHVLDLAARADADRFHYVSTCYVSGRYDGTFTHRDLAVGQSFHNHYEATKFEAERLVQAAMTDGLPATVYRPAIAVGDSRTGETQKFDGPYYLLKLLLRQWPVAAVPVPLRPSATRLNVVPRDFVVDAMAAISAREESVGEVYQLCNPHPPTILELVRALGRAAGRRVLPVRGTARLARVATERVPGVADALGVEPAALPYLSQPTTYTDENTRRALADTDVRCPLFSSYADRLVAYARDHLDEDTGAMV
- a CDS encoding transcription elongation protein SprT, producing MTAPPYDGIDTHDDLLAWSRAYCKKVRREWLVDVRFDLVEWEISTRAKRRAAALKRPNIPEAAVGTPIDWETAEAAGGRVADGRPFPATLSLTWDAFDAFDRAEWESTLRHELVHLEQYQRCGTTGHGSAFEERARELDTEIHCESFAEAKYVLRCESCDALVARRYRDCKLVRRAEEYRSSCCDAALAVE
- a CDS encoding redox-regulated ATPase YchF codes for the protein MSYRIGLVGKPSVGKSTLFNAATMNDVPEGAYPFTTIDPSVGEAYVRVDCAAPEFEHSCTPNTGYCEEGTRFVPTKLVDVAGLVPGAHEGRGLGNQFLSDLNETDVLVHVVDFSGETDIEGEATEDHDPRDDIDFLEEELDMWYLDILEKGIERYRSGYQGEDRDIEVDLAEQMSAFGTNEDEIKQVVLSLGLGLDPDEWEESDREALAREIRLRTKPMVVAANKMDKPVAQKNFDEITAEDEYDHLTFVPVSAHAEKALKSADEQGVVDYRPGDPEFEIVGDPSDEQEAGLEQIREFVTEYEGTGVQRALETALFDVLDAIAVFPGAEKPQEDGTFLQDCFVLPDGSTAEDFAYFLHTDIGEGFLHATDIRSGRQVAADTELDHRDVVEITTTN
- a CDS encoding Nif3-like dinuclear metal center hexameric protein, whose product is MDLSTLCERYGERLALDDYADVDASPNGLQVGPDEKPVETVAFAVDAVEATIEVAAERDADVLVVHHGVSWGGIERVTGTEYGRVAPLVEHDVALYAAHLPLDGHPDLGNAAGVADTLGLVDREPFGELGPVTIGQRGRLESPVDRDDLAETLTAELDTGGRPVPVLDFGPETVEDVAVVTGAGADWLDEAVETDADAFVVGEGKHRVYHEAREAGLNVYLAGHYATETFGVRALRDLAAEWGLETTYVDHPTGL
- the speB gene encoding agmatinase, which produces MFPGAAAARADAAYALVGAPLDASTSFEPGARFGPDRVRRYAEAFDDYDHRTDRHFSELSVYDHGDIGPTADTEEYLTYLRGTCGDLREEGAVPLLVGGEHTVTVAGVRAADPDVFVCLDAHLDLRESYAGDPLSHATVTRHALDVADRAVVLGARTGSEAEWERASEADVTVVDPADVADWEPDFDADESAYLSVDIDGFDPAYAPGTGTKEPFGIEPREGRRVVREVAPHAAGFDVVEVNDRDDGQAAVLAAKLLRAFVYSHAADR